In Kutzneria kofuensis, the DNA window CTCGCTGGTTGGTTCCTTCAGAACCACACAGTGGATGCGAAGCGTCTTTGTAAACAAGCCCTCGGCCTATTAGTACCAGTCAACTCCACCCGTTACCGAGCTTCCATCTCTGGCCTATCAACCCCATCGTCTATAGGAGGCCTTACCCTCTCAAGGAGGTAGGAGATCTCATCTTGGAACAAGCTTCCCGCTTAGATGCTTTCAGCGGTTATCTCTCCCGAACGTAGCCAACCAGCCATGCCCCTGGCGGGACAACTGGCACACCAGAGGTCCGTCCATCCCGGTCCTCTCGTACTAGGGACAGCCTTCCTCAAATCTCCAACGCGCACGGCGGATAGGGACCGAACTGTCTCACGACGTTCTAAACCCAGCTCGCGTACCGCTTTAATGGGCGAACAGCCCAACCCTTGGGACCTACTCCAGCCCCAGGATGCGACGAGCCGACATCGAGGTGCCAAACCATGCCGTCGATATGGACTCTTGGGCAAGATCAGCCTGTTATCCCCGGGGTACCTTTTATCCGTTGAGCGACCACGCTTCCACAAGCCATGGCCGGATCACTAGTTCCGACTTTCGTCCCTGCTCGACCCGTCAGTCTCACAGTCAAGCCCCCTTGTGCACTTGCACTCAACACCTGATTGCCAACCAGGCTGAGGGAACCTTTGAGCGCCTCCGTTACCCTTTGGGAGGCAACCGCCCCAGTTAAACTACCCACCAGGCACTGTCCCTGAACCGGATCACGGTCCGAGGTTAGACACCCAGAACGACCAGAGTGGTATTTCAACGACGACTCCACCAGCACTGGCGTGCCAGCTTCACAGTCTCCCACCTATCCTACACAAGCCGAACCGAGCACCAATACCAAGCTATAGTAAAGGTCCCGGGGTCTTTCCGTCCTGCCGCGCGTAACGAGCATCTTTACTCGTAATGCAATTTCACCGGGCCTGTGGTTGAGACAGTCGAGAAGTCGTTACGCCATTCGTGCAGGTCGGAACTTACCCGACAAGGAATTTCGCTACCTTAGGATGGTTATAGTTACCACCGCCGTTTACTGGCGCTTAAGTTCTCAGCTTCGCCCCGAAAGACTAACCGGTCCCCTTAACGTTCCAGCACCGGGCAGGCGTCAGTCCATATACATCGTCTTACGACTTCGCATGGACCTGTGTTTTTAGTAAACAGTCGCTTCTCGCTGCTCTCTGCGGCCGAAAAACCCTAGCCCGCAAGGGGCTTCAAGTCCCTCGGCCCCCCTTCTCCCGAAGTTACGGGGGCATTTTGCCGAGTTCCTTAACCACAGTTCACCCGAACGCCTCGGTATTCTCTACCTGACCACCTGTGTCGGTTTGGGGTACGGGCCGCATAAACACTCGCTAGAGGCTTTTCTCGACAGCATAGGATCACTCTACTTCGCCTCAATCGGCTACGCATCACGTCTCAGCCACACATCAGGACGGATTTGCCTACCCTGACAGCCTACACGCTTACACCAGTACTACCACTCACTGGCGGAGCTACCTTCCTGCGTCACCCCATCGCTTGACTACTACTAGATCGGATCCCGCGCACTCCGAGGATCATCCGAAGACTCTCCCCATCGCGGGCGGTTAGCATCACTAGCCTCACCATGGACGCGTTTACACGGGTACGGGAATATCAACCCGTTGTCCATCGACTACGCCTGTCGGCCTCGCCTTAGGTCCCGACTTACCCTGGGCGGATTAGCCTGGCCCAGGAACCCTTGGTCATCCGGCGGACGAGTTTCTCACTCGTCATTCGCTACTCATGCCTGCATTCTCACTCGCGTAGAGTCCACGGCTAGGTTCCCCTGCCGCTTCATCCCCCACACGACGCTCCCCTACCCATCCACACGACTGCACGCCAGCAAGCTGACGCGGATCACATGTGCGAATGACACAGCTTCGGCGGTGTGCTTAAGCCCCGCTACATTGTCGGCGCAGGACCACTTGACCAGTGAGCTATTACGCACTCTTTAAAGGGTGGCTGCTTCTAAGCCAACCTCCTGGTTGTCTGGGCGACCCCACATCCTTTCCCACTTAGCACACACTTTGGGGCCTTAGCTGGTGTTCTGGGCTGTTTCCCTCTCGACTACGAACCTTATCGCCCGCAGTCTCACTGCCGCGCTCTCACGTAATGGTATTCGGAGTTTGGTTGACTTCAGTAAGCTTGTAGGCCCCCTAGGCCATCCAGTGCTCTACCCCCACCACGAAACACGCGACGCTGCACCTAAATGCATTTCGGGGAGAACCAGCTATCACGGAGTTTGATTGGCCTTTCACCCCTAACCACAGCTCATCCCCCAGGTTTTCAACCCTGGTGGGTTCGGGCCTCCACACGGTCTTACCCGCGCTTCACCCTGGCCATGGCTAGATCACCCCGCTTCGGGTCTAGAGCACGCGACTAAAACGCCCTATTCGGACTCGCTTTCGCTACGGCTACCCCACACAGGTTAACCTCGCCACGTACCACTAACTCGCAGGCTCATTCTTCAAAAGGCACGCCATCACCCCTGCAAAGGAGGCTCTGACGGATTGTAAGCACACGGTTTCAGGTACTCTTTCACTCCCCTCCCGGGGTACTTTTCATCTTTCCCTCACGGTACTAGTCCGCTATCGGTCACCAGGGAGTATTTAGGCTTAGCGGGTGGTCCCGCCAGATTCACAGCAAATTCCACGAGCTCGCTGCTACTTGGGAGCATTGCAAGGAAGACAGCATGTTTTCGCGTACGGGACTATCACCCTCTACGGTCCAGTTTCCCAAACTGATTCCACTAACACACTGTTTTCTGACTTCCCGCCTGGTCAGCAGCCCAGACAAGCAATATCCCACGACCCCACAAACGCAACCCCTGCCAGGTATCACACGTCCATGGTTTAGCCTCATCCGCTTTCGCTCGCCACTACTCACGGAATCACGGTTGTTTTCTCTTCCTGTGGGTACTGAGATGTTTCACTTCCCCACGTTCCCTCCACACACCCTATATATTCAGGCGCGGGTGACCCCACATGACTGAGGCCGGGTTTCCCCATTCGGACACCCTCGGATCACAGCTCGGTTGGCAGCTCCCCGAGGCTTTTCGCAGCCTCCTACGTCCTTCATCGGCTCCTGGTGCCAAGACATCCACCGTGTGCTCTTCATAACTTGCCACAAAGATGCTCGCATCCACTGTGTAGTTCTCAAAGAACAACCAGGAAGTCCAACCCATTCACGAGCCACCTAGCTCCACACACTCCGTGTGGCCGGTTTGAACTCGGGCCGAACCCTGTGGTTCGAAGCAACACCGCTTTCGCGTGTTCCCTCAGGACCCAACAGCGTACTGACAACCCCAACCAGCCCGCACAGCATCGCGTTCCACGCTCCAAAGAGCAGTACTAACGAACCGGCCAACCAGCTCTGTTGCATCTAGCCAGCATCCACATCTATGAGCAATCACTCTGAAGACGGTCGCTCCAGTAAGTGATCCTCCACTCGGCCACAGGCCTCGTGTTGGGTGCTCCTTAGAAAGGAGGTGATCCAGCCGCACCTTCCGGTACGGCTACCTTGTTACGACTTCGTCCCAATCGCCAGTCCCACCTTCGACCGCTCCCTCCCTTACGGGTTGGGCCACGGGCTTCGGGTGTTACCGACTTTCGTGACGTGACGGGCGGTGTGTACAAGGCCCGGGAACGTATTCACCGCAGCGTTGCTGATCTGCGATTACTAGCGACTCCGACTTCACGGGGTCGAGTTGCAGACCCCGATCCGAACTGAGACCGGCTTTCTGGGATTCGCTCCACCTCACGGCTTAGCAGCCCTTTGTACCGGCCATTGTAGCATGTGTGAAGCCCTGGACATAAGGGGCATGATGACTTGACGTCATCCCCACCTTCCTCCGAGTTGACCCCGGCAGTCTCCCATGAGTCCCCGCCATTACGCGCTGGCAACATGGAACGAGGGTTGCGCTCGTTGCGGGACTTAACCCAACATCTCACGACACGAGCTGACGACAGCCATGCACCACCTGTACACCGGCCACAAGGGGGCCAATATCTCTACTGGTTTCCAGTGCATGTCAAGCCCAGGTAAGGTTCTTCGCGTTGCATCGAATTAATCCACATGCTCCGCCGCTTGTGCGGGCCCCCGTCAATTCCTTTGAGTTTTAGCCTTGCGGCCGTACTCCCCAGGCGGGGAACTTAATGCGTTAGCTACGGCACGGAGGACGTGGAAGCCCCCCACACCTAGTTCCCACCGTTTACGGCGTGGACTACCAGGGTATCTAATCCTGTTCGCTCCCCACGCTTTCGCTCCTCAGCGTCAGTATCGGCCCAGAGACCCGCCTTCGCCACCGGTGTTCCTCCTGATATCTGCGCATTTCACCGCTACACCAGGAATTCCAGTCTCCCCTACCGAACTCAAGTCTGCCCGTATCGACTGCAAGCCCACAGTTAAGCTGTAGGTTTTCACAGTCGACGCGACAAACCGCCTACGAGCTCTTTACGCCCAATAATTCCGGACAACGCTCGCACCCTACGTATTACCGCGGCTGCTGGCACGTAGTTAGCCGGTGCTTCTTCTGCAGGTACCGTCACTTGCGCTTCGTCCCTGCTGAAAGAGGTTTACAACCCGAAGGCCGTCATCCCTCACGCGGCGTCGCTGCGTCAGGCTTTCGCCCATTGCGCAATATTCCCCACTGCTGCCTCCCGTAGGAGTCTGGGCCGTGTCTCAGTCCCAGTGTGGCCGGTCGCCCTCTCAGGCCGGCTACCCGTCGTCGCCTTGGTAGGCCACTACCCCACCAACAAGCTGATAGGCCGCGGGCCCATCCTGCACCGCCGGAACTTTCCACCACCACAGATGCCTGTAGTGGTCATATCCGGTATTAGACCCAGTTTCCCGGGCTTATCCCAGAGTGCAGGGCAGGTTGCCCACGTGTTACTCACCCGTTCGCCGCTCGTGTACCCCGAAGGGCCTTACCGCTCGACTTGCATGTGTTAAGCACGCCGCCAGCGTTCGTCCTGAGCCAGGATCAAACTCTCCAATAAGGATTGTGTTTGATCGAGACTAGTACAAACTGGCAATCAAACCAGTTATAACCATCTCAAAGGAACCCACTAAGGGGTTATTCATTGTTACTGGCTATTACAGTACGCTGTTGAGTTCTCAAAGAACACACGCACACCATCTCGCACCGCAGTGAAGCGGGTTGATCCGGGGCTTTGGTGTTTCAAAGCTTAGCCGGTCCGTTCTCACCAAGCAAATCGGCTCTGAGAGTCGAAATTCTGGGTTTCAGGCCCGGCGGTCGCACACTCTACCACGTTCACACGGGAGCTTGTTTCGCGACCTAGGATCTTGGTGTCTTCGCTCGTCCTCGCCGGCCCTTGCGGTCCGGGGCGAGTCCGTGTTGCGCTGACAGAGAGAAAGTTACTCAGGTCGATCACCAAAGTCAAATCGCCTGGTCAGCGCGGTTAACAGCCGGCATCAGACCCCTTTGCCGCGCGGCCGCAGCCACAGCGTCGAGCTTCGCGAGTCGCCGGTTGCCTCCAGCACTTCCTCCGGACTGGCGATGCGCTGTTGGTCCACCGGCACCAGGTCGTAGCCCCAAGTGCGGAACTCTCGAAGCACGGTGATCGGGTCGTCGCCGAGGTCGGTGATCGCCGACGGCGAGAACGCGCACAGCACGTGCGGACGATCCCTACGCAGCAGCCGCACGAGACCGCCGAGAGCGCGATGCTCGCGCCCCGGCGCATCCACCTTCACCACCGACAAGCGCATCCCCGACAGGCTCGGGATGCTCTCCAGCTCCTTGTCCAAGCGCACGCCACGAACCGATCCGCCCAGCTCGGCCGGCTTGTTCTCGTCCATCGGCTCGAGGACCGGCGCGTTGGCGAACTGCACCGAGCCAGCCGGCAGCTGGTTCTGCGCCGGCGAAGCCGCGGCATGCACGGGCGGCCCCGGGTTCGGTCGGACCGCCACCCCACCGGTCAGCGTCGGCTCGGCGAGCAGGTCCGTCGCCTGGTCCCACGCCGCCCCTTCGACGACAACCAGTCGCTCCGCGATCTGCGGCGACAGGTTCACGCTGACGTTGTGCCTGAGCAGTCGCCGCACCGAGTCGCACGGCTCGACAGCGACGACCGCACCGCTGGCGCCGAGCAGGCTCAGCACCCTGATCGTGTGATATCCGACATGGGCGCCGATGTCGACGAAGACGCCGTCCGGCTCGACCAGCGAGTCGATCAGGCCCGACAGTTCCGGCTCCCACACGCCGTTGCTCGACAGCAATGGCAACATGAGCGCGTCCTCCGACGGAAGCCTGAGCAGGCCCACGTCACAGAGCACGAGCGAACTCGACACTCCTTCGACCGTTCCGCCGTGCCGTTCGTGCTCGCGTACGACGACCCGCCGCAGCGCATCGGACGTGTGCAGCGCCTGGTCCGCGGCGCGGAGTCCGGATTCGAGCCGGCCGTCGCGCTCGCGCAGGCTCTCCGCGACCTTCGACTCAAGTGCGTCGATGCGATCGAGTGTCTTGTCGAGCATCAATGTGAGGCGGTCGAGGCGATCGGCGAGCGTGTCCAGCTGCTTCGTCCGCTTGGCCGCCTCGCCGACGAGCGCGTCTTCCAGCTCACGCAGTCGACGCCCCTGACCTGCGAGATCAGCGCTGACCCGCACCACACCGTCGTCGGTGGAGACGAGTTGATCGCCGAGCTGGGAGTGCCTGTCGATGAGCCGCTCGAAGTCGGCTCGGAGACTCTCCAACTCGACGAGACCGCCGACCTCGCGGATCTCGTCCTGCCGGCGGAGCAGTTCGCCGGCGGTGCGCTCCATGCCGTCGAGGACCGTGCCGAGAACGTCACGAAGGTGGTTGTCGTAGTGGTTCAGGACACGAAGCACGCCCTTGCGCAGCGCCGGCGCCATCGGCATCCGGCTCGCGACGTCGACGTCCGGCTGGCGGAGCAGCGCGTGCTTCGCGGAGTGCAGCGGGCCGAGCGGATCGGTGTCGTTGCCGCTGCGTGATGCCGAACGTCGCGCCCGCCACGTGCGGTATGCGTGTTCGACCCGTTCCTTCAGCTGGTCGGCGACCTTCGGCAGGGAGTAGGCGCGCAGCAGATGCCAGCGGCCGGTTCGCGACAGACGATCGGCGACCTCTGGATCGTCGGCGACTTCGCGAAGCAGCTTCGACGCCACTTCGATGTCCGGTTCGGTGCCGCCGTGATGGCACGGCACGAGCACAGCGGTGTCCTCGTCGAACAGCTCCGTGACAACACCGTGCGCGCTGGCGATCACCGGCACGCCGCGGGCCGCCGCCTCCGTGAGACCCCACGCGAGCAGGTCGGATCCGCCGCCGCGGTGCAGCGACAGCGCCCAGTCGGCGGCGTCCAGCAGGAACGGCAGGCTGATGGGGTCTTCCACGAGCCGAATCCGAGGATCCGTCGCGGTCGCGAGCCGGAGACGTTCGGCCGCCTCCGGGTGCTCGGCCGATCCGGAGACGGCGAGCAGCAGGAGGACGTCCTGCCGATCCGGGAACGCGGCGAGGAACGCCGACACCGAGCCGAGCGCGTTGCCGACGCGTTCGGCGGCGTGATCGACAACCGTGGCGAAGACCACTTCGTCGCCGATGTTGTGCGCCGACCTCGACGCGGCCCGTGCCGCCTCTTCGCGTGCAGGACGGTCGAGAACCGGGAGGGTGATCGCCCTCACCGGAACGCTGACCGTCTGCTCGAGGGCGGCACGGGTGGTCTCCGAGGTGACCCACACCTCATTCACGTCCGCCGGGCCGCCGACCGGCCCGGGGCCGGTTCGGACGGCGACGACGTACCGCTCGGCCGGAGCCGAAGCTTCGTCATCACAGAGCAGAACGACCGGGTAGCCGGGTTCGGTCGCCGCAGGCAGACCCGAGGAGCGGGCCGAAGCTGCGACGAGGTCGGCGACCCAGCCGCTGCCGAGCACGGAGACGCCGAGCTGCTCGAGCAGCGTGGTCTCGCCGCCGGGTCGTTTCGGTACCGCGTCGAGGT includes these proteins:
- a CDS encoding FkbM family methyltransferase; translated protein: MTDVPATGPHADEPAEPIASVIKVGIGPAGSSGPDVPPSIALPAAEQPVLSACTVATKAQLPAVRTLGAAFLTVHNNGRFVALIVDADPATTGQGVLAPADIGIGDRELAELATACTAEQLCAVLRPRLLERLLADRGPVLYLDPSVHVVDSVADHVVPALARKPLVLVPRVLRPLSDDGMRPTPEELAAAGVYDSGFVAVAPGAEAFLHSWFDTVRQAPEAAATFLDSAPALVDHEVLRDPGIGLSVWSAGQRQLTKDDDAALLIDGRPLRTVHFNGFDPQRPWLLSADVTARPRVLLSEHTLLAELCTSYRNELVRHGLGQERAEYGFGQLADGTSLPTGLRAEYRRALLAADRAGERPPAPAFGTAQAEFIEWAAEPVDGLPGSTRWALAVWQDDPALRGQFAEPFGADSQAFREWCAGPGVASGRIHLDAVPKRPGGETTLLEQLGVSVLGSGWVADLVAASARSSGLPAATEPGYPVVLLCDDEASAPAERYVVAVRTGPGPVGGPADVNEVWVTSETTRAALEQTVSVPVRAITLPVLDRPAREEAARAASRSAHNIGDEVVFATVVDHAAERVGNALGSVSAFLAAFPDRQDVLLLLAVSGSAEHPEAAERLRLATATDPRIRLVEDPISLPFLLDAADWALSLHRGGGSDLLAWGLTEAAARGVPVIASAHGVVTELFDEDTAVLVPCHHGGTEPDIEVASKLLREVADDPEVADRLSRTGRWHLLRAYSLPKVADQLKERVEHAYRTWRARRSASRSGNDTDPLGPLHSAKHALLRQPDVDVASRMPMAPALRKGVLRVLNHYDNHLRDVLGTVLDGMERTAGELLRRQDEIREVGGLVELESLRADFERLIDRHSQLGDQLVSTDDGVVRVSADLAGQGRRLRELEDALVGEAAKRTKQLDTLADRLDRLTLMLDKTLDRIDALESKVAESLRERDGRLESGLRAADQALHTSDALRRVVVREHERHGGTVEGVSSSLVLCDVGLLRLPSEDALMLPLLSSNGVWEPELSGLIDSLVEPDGVFVDIGAHVGYHTIRVLSLLGASGAVVAVEPCDSVRRLLRHNVSVNLSPQIAERLVVVEGAAWDQATDLLAEPTLTGGVAVRPNPGPPVHAAASPAQNQLPAGSVQFANAPVLEPMDENKPAELGGSVRGVRLDKELESIPSLSGMRLSVVKVDAPGREHRALGGLVRLLRRDRPHVLCAFSPSAITDLGDDPITVLREFRTWGYDLVPVDQQRIASPEEVLEATGDSRSSTLWLRPRGKGV